A segment of the Actinomycetota bacterium genome:
TCCTTGGTCTTGGAAAAGACTGTCAGCAGAATGATTCGGCGGCCTGTGGCGATCCAGTAGGTAATCCGGATTGCCTGACGACCAAGATCGAACCGAAGCTCCCGCAACTTGCCGTCCAACTGCTTGGTGTACGGCTCAGAGAGCAGGACACCTCGCTCGGCCAGCAGATCAACGTAGAACGCCGCATAGCCGAACTCGCTGCCCACGAGCCCTTCAAGCCAGTCACGGACCTCCGGCTCAAGTTCCACCGAACCCCAGGACATACCAACGATGGTATCACTCACTGACGTCCACTAGCCCACGTTCTGCGTCTTGACCGAAACCGATGTCGTTCCACTGTCCCCCGATACAACGAAAGGGCCCCGAATTCTCAGGACCCTTCGTCGTACGAACGCTCATTTAGTTGAACGTTCAATCTGTAGCGGGGAGACACTGAGGATGCACGATCGTTGGGTTGCGTGCCCTGCAAGTTGTCCTCACGAATCGCCATTTCTGCACCCCCTTCTGCTCTCCCTTGGGGGTGCAGGCCTGCACCCACCCCGCACACATTCATGTCAGGCGCCCCTTCCAACCCAGAGCTTGATTCGCTTCAATTCAGGACCGAGGTTCCTCTGCGCAGCGAAGCACGGAGTGGAAGCTACTTTGCGATCTTTGCGACGGTCAGCAATACCACTGAATCTTCTAGTGCTTCCAACGAGTGTGGCGCGTCGGGTACAACGAGAAGATCGCCAACCGACCCTTCCCATGCATCCGCACCAGTTGCTAACCGCACCCGCCCATGCAACACCTGAACCGTCGCTTCTCCTGGATTGGCATGTTCTTCGAGCATGCGCTGGGCGCTGAGTGCGATCAGTGTCTGACGAAGGACGTGCTCGTGTCCACCAAACACTGTTGTCGCACTGCGGCCACTCGATGCCTGTCGTGCAACTTCTAGCTGTGTTCGAGCAAGCGCTGTCAGCGAAAACTTCTCCACATCAACCAACTTCTTTCTGAGTTTGCTTGCACGTATGGATCCACAGTTTGAACCGCTCCGAACAATTGCGAGAAGTGAAGTGACCTACAAAGTATCCCGCCGACCCGGCGCTCGCACAACCTCTGAATGCGTCACTTGATTGCCGGCGAATTGCATAGCAGCGCCGACTCCGCACGCTGAAGATCTCGCACCAGGACACAGGAGTGTTCACTTTCGCCTTAATGGTCATTGTGCTCGCATTCCTCCTAGATTGATGCAAACTTATCAACCGGGCTACAGTTGTTCCATGTCAAACGCCACCACCTGCGCGATTCCGCGCAAGCAAAATGTGCAGCAACTCGACGCTGCTCGATTCATGCAAAGGCGATCGCGGGGCTAAATCACAATTCCCCAGTCGGTGCCAAGTCTTGGTACCGACTATTTTTATTGGAGGACAGAATGCAAACCCGGACCGAACTCGTACTAGGTGAGATTGATCTGGCCGAATTGAAGCAGGCCCTTGTTCGCTTGCGAGTGGAGAACGAAGCTGATGTCGCTCAAGCACGCATCACTCTCAACGCTTTGACTAGTGACAATTCCATTGGCAGTGCCTTACTTCAGCAGACTGCTGAAAATGCTGAGTACATGATCGCGGACGCGCTCGGCATCATCGCGCTCGTAGATGCAGCGTTCGATCGCATGGAAATCGGCAATTACGGAACCTGCACCGTGTGTCGCGAGCCGATTCCACTCGAACGACTTCAACTGCGCCCATACGGCATGACATGTGTCCCGTGTAATTCATGAGCGCGGGAAGAGGCCGGAAATGCGGCAACGACTTTCGGGAGTGGAAGTGATCGCTAGTACTTCACGCCATCGATTTCAGGCAGCGAGGGTCCCGGCGTCGGAGAGTGCCCCGTCGAGCAGGTGAACGACGTTGGCCATGCGCGGCAGATGGATCGAATCGTGGGTCACAAGCAAAGTAGCCGTCTTCATTTCCTCGGTTAACTGCAGGATCAAGTCCATGACTTTAGCGCCGTTGTCTTGGTCTAGGGCACTTGTGGGTTCATCTACTAGGAGCACGCTGGGCTCGTTCATCAGTGCGCGGGCGATGTTGATGCGTTGCCGCTGACCGCCAGAGAGCTGATTGGGGCGCTTGTCGCGATGGTCTGCAAGGCCAACCGCTTCAAGGATTGCGTCAGCATGGGCGGCGACCTTTGCACGGTTTCGTCTGCTGTGATGGTCGCCGAGTTCATTCATGACTTCCAGCTGCTCGCGAGCGGTCAGGGAAGCAATGAGGTTTGACTGCTGGAAAATGATCCCAATACTTCTGCGCCGAAGCTGGGTCGCTGCCGGCGGATTCAGCAGAGTCGTATCAATGCCGTCGATGATGACGCGGCCGGAATCCGGGCGAATAAGCGTTGCTGCGACGGCGAGGAGACTGGATTTTCCGCAGCCGCTGGGACCGGCGATTCCGACGACGGTTCCGGGTAGCACCGTGAGTGAAACATTGTCGACTGCGGTGATGCGTGCTTCGCCGTCGGGAAAGGTGAGGGTGATGTTGTCCAGGTGGATCATCGGTTGCTCCCAAGGGCTGTGAGGGGGTCGGCGGACGTGACAGAGCGGAGCGCGAAAGCGGCGCCAGCGAGCCCGAGTGTGATCATGATCAAACCCGGCAGGACCGTCGTTAGTGGGCTGAGCATGAATGGCAGTGCGGAACCAGCGAGCGCGCCGAAGAGACTGACAAAACCCATGCCAAGGCCGATGCCGAGCAGCAGCACGATGAGTGCTTGGCCAAGCGCGTCGCGGATTAGGGATCTGGTGCTGGCACCCAAGGCTTTGAGTACGGCAACGTCGCCTTTCCTTTGCAGGGTCCATACCGTGAAGAACGCTCCGATCACCAGACCCGAGATGCCGAACAGCATGGCGACCATCAGCATCAGCGATCCGATCTCGGAGCGGAACGCACCAATTGCGGTTAGGGATACGAGCGTGCTTTGGGACAAGGTGGCATTGGCTGTGTCAGCAGCAGTCCAGTCAGGATTTCCGGTGACGGCCAAGACGGTGGCGTAGGCATCAGGATTACCCGTGGCGGTCGAGTAGACCTGCCAGTCGTGCAATGTCATTTGCACTACTGGGGTGTGGCTGTACCAGCCGTCGCCGTCGACTGTTTCGACGGTGTAGGCAGTGCCGGCGATCGTGACGGCGTCGCCAGCAGTCACGCCAAGGGCTTTCGCTGCGGGATTGGAGAATCCCAGGAGTCCGTCACGGGAAGGTGCGCTCGAATCGAATCCTGGCCGCACGCCGAAGATGGCGATCGAGGCGCGAGTGCTGTCGGTTTCGGCGTGAGTCTGGCTGATGCCTATCGGTTGAGAGTTCTCCACTCCTGCTGTTGATCCCCATGCCGAAGCTTGCTGCTGGGTGATGGTGGAGTCGGAGAAGCTGGGGCCGGGTGCATCTACGCCAGGTGCAGAGAACACGATGCGATCAGCGGGGATTGCCAGCACTGCCGAAATATTTTGCGTGGCCAGGCCCCCTGTCAGGCCACTGAGGAAGCCCACCAGAACGGTGATGAGGCACACAACAGAGCCGATGAGCACGAAGCGGCCCTTGGCAAAGCGCAGATCGCGAAATGCGACGAACATGAAGTGTTCCTTCCTGCCATCGTTTTCGATGACAGGTCCACTCTCGCGTCTTGGACGGTTCAGTTCATCGGCCAGACGAACACTGTTGTGCAGCCGATGGAGGGATGAGGCAGTCATACTTTCGAACGATGTGCATCATTGGAGGGTCGACTAAATTCAAACCATGACCCGTGCAGCTGCGACTCCAGTCTTCGTTGGTCTACGCACAGGCCTGCACGTCCTGTTTCTTGCCCTCACATTCCTGGTCATCACCCGCGCTGTGATCACGCCGACCGACAGCAGCACCCCCATCGTCACCGTATCCATCGCCCTTGCGGTGACCTATGGCCTGGGAGCATTCATCAGGCGCAGCGGGCCTGCGCACCGCAGGCTCCTGGCACTGGGTTGGTTGGGCGTACTCACCGTCGAATGGTTGATCCTGCTCGGGCTGAGCCCCGACGCCGCCTACCTAGTATTCCCGTTGTTTTTCCTCTTCCTTCACCTCTTGGGACGGTGGTGGGGGTCTACCGCGATCGTGACTTCGACAATCGTCGTGATCTGTGCGCTTGGACTGCGCGGAGAGTGGACAGTCGGTGGCGTGGTGGGCCCGCTTGTCGGTGCAGGTGTTGCGCTCTTGATCGGCCTTGGGTATCAAGCGCTGGCCCGCGAAGCCGAACAGCGTGAGGAACTCATGACCGAACTCCTCAATACGCGTGGGCAACTCGCTGCAACAGAGCACGAATCGGGAGTTCTCGCCGAACGCGCGCGGCTCGCCCGGGAGATCCACGACACCCTTGCCCAGGGCCTATCCAGCATTCAGATGCTCCTGTACGCAGCCGAACGCGCCGACCCTGACCGACCCGGCGTGGAGTACATCCGGCTTGCACGCGAAACCGCAGCCGCCAACCTCGCCGAGGCTCGGCGCTTTATACGCGAACTCACCCCACCCCAACTTGACGACCAGGGCCTAGGCGGTGCTCTCAACAGGCTTGCTCGCACACAGTGGGCAACTCAAGGACTCACCGTCAACGTGGAAGTGTCCGATGCAATCGCCCTGCCGATGCACCTCCAAACCGCTCTGCTGCGCATTGCGCAAGGAGCAATAGCAAACGTCATCCAGCACGCCCACGCCACCGCTGCCACGGTTGCCCTCACCGTCGAACAACAGGAGCTGCAGTTCACCATTGTTGACAACGGCTGCGGATTCGACCCGCTCATGCCGGTGAACAACGTGATGGGCAAGTCTGATTCATTCGGGCTGCAGGCCACGCAAGAGCGCGTAGAACAGTTGGGTGGAACCTTGACAATTGATGCCGCGCTGGGTCGCGGCACCACGTTGGCCGTCAACCTCTGCATCGGGGAAACGCCGTGATCAGGCTGGTCATTGCAGATGATCACCCAGTGGTGCGCGCCGGCCTCAATGCACTCTTCAGCCTGGAAGAGGACTTCGAGGTTGTCGCAGAAGCAACTTCACCCCAAGAAGCCGTGAACGCTGCGGAACGAGAGAACCCGGACGTTGTCCTGATGGACCTTCAATTCGGCGCCGGTGCTACGCCAACAGGCGTCGACGCCACCCACCGCATCCGAGCACTCGACGCAGCCCCATATGTCCTCGTGCTGACGAACTACGACTCGGATGCCGACATCCTTGGAGCTGTTGAGGCAGGCGCGAGCGGCTACCTCCTGAAAGACGCGCCCCCTCACGAACTCATCGCCGCAGTCAGGGCCGCCGCCGCCGGAGAAAGCGCTCTCGCCCCAGTGATCACGTCTCGACTACTGGACCGGTTACGCACACCTCGCGTGACTTTGAGCTCGCGAGAGATCGAAGTGCTCGAACTTGTTAGCGCTGGATACTCCAATACTGACATCGGCGCAGAACTGTTCATCACTGAAACCACAGTGAAATCGCACCTCGCGCACATCTATTCCAAGCTCGACGTGACCTCTCGAACAGCGGCAATCTCCACAGCCAGACAAAGAGGGATTCTGCGCTAACTCGCTGCTCCATCGCCACTATCGCTCTCAAGCGCTCTCGCAAGCATGAAATGAAACCACACCCTTCTGCCCACTACACCACACATCACTTAGACGGAAGGATGCTGACATTGGACAGCGCCACCACGGATCTCAAGGCGTCAAAGCCCAGGACTGGACCAATGGTCCGAACCTTCAAGACCATCGCCGTCATCGAGGCATTCACCTGGGCCGGACTTCTAGTCGGGATGTACCTCAAATACATCACTGAAACCACACAACTAGGAGTGCGCGTCTTCGGCAGCCTGCACGGCGCGGCATTCATCGCCTACGTCATCATCACGATTCTGACAGCGAGACACCAAAAGTGGCCCATCCGATGGACCACCATCACCGCGCTTGGCGCATCCATTCCACCCTTCGCCACAGTCATATTCGAAATGTGGGCACAACGCCGCGGATACCTTCGAACAACTGGACAGGCCAAGCGAGTCAATAACTAGCCAAGCAAGTACGAGGACGGCGAGGGCCGTTGCCTTAGCCAATGCGAATCGTCAAGTACAGGCTGTGTCTGACCGGCATGGTCCGTGGTGAAGGGCTTTGCCAAGCAATTTGCACCTCAGGGTTGCCGTTGCTGTCGATCCCAATGACTGTGGCTGAGTCTCGCTGGCAAGTTGATTCCCAACCAACTTGCCCCGTACCGAATAGGCACCACCGTTGACTGGCCATGACCAATTCCCACCACACAGCAAGCGAGCTCGCTCGTCCTCCCCCGAAAAGACAAAGGGGCCCTGATGTCTCAGGGACCCTCTGTCGTACCGAACGCTCATGTAGTTGAACGTTCAATTTCTGTAGCGGGGAGACATAAGTAGGGCGCGACCAATGGGTTGGGCGCAATGCAAGATCTCCTCACGAAACCTCACTTTGCACCCCCCTTCTGCACTCCCTCTGGAGGGCAGGCCTGCACCCCCATTGTCCATAAACGCTGACTATTGAATAGGCAGCGAGGCAGCGAGCGGCACGAGATTCTTTCCATTGCCAGTGCGATCTGTCTGAAGTAGCCCTCACCTCCTCGGCTACGCCTAAAGGGTCTAGTACCTATGTGACGAGTAGTC
Coding sequences within it:
- a CDS encoding type II toxin-antitoxin system RelE/ParE family toxin, which codes for MSWGSVELEPEVRDWLEGLVGSEFGYAAFYVDLLAERGVLLSEPYTKQLDGKLRELRFDLGRQAIRITYWIATGRRIILLTVFSKTKDRDRAQVARAKKAMLACMQAEHYVEEEE
- a CDS encoding cupin domain-containing protein, giving the protein MEKFSLTALARTQLEVARQASSGRSATTVFGGHEHVLRQTLIALSAQRMLEEHANPGEATVQVLHGRVRLATGADAWEGSVGDLLVVPDAPHSLEALEDSVVLLTVAKIAK
- a CDS encoding TraR/DksA C4-type zinc finger protein; amino-acid sequence: MQTRTELVLGEIDLAELKQALVRLRVENEADVAQARITLNALTSDNSIGSALLQQTAENAEYMIADALGIIALVDAAFDRMEIGNYGTCTVCREPIPLERLQLRPYGMTCVPCNS
- a CDS encoding ABC transporter ATP-binding protein; amino-acid sequence: MIHLDNITLTFPDGEARITAVDNVSLTVLPGTVVGIAGPSGCGKSSLLAVAATLIRPDSGRVIIDGIDTTLLNPPAATQLRRRSIGIIFQQSNLIASLTAREQLEVMNELGDHHSRRNRAKVAAHADAILEAVGLADHRDKRPNQLSGGQRQRINIARALMNEPSVLLVDEPTSALDQDNGAKVMDLILQLTEEMKTATLLVTHDSIHLPRMANVVHLLDGALSDAGTLAA
- a CDS encoding ABC transporter permease, whose amino-acid sequence is MFVAFRDLRFAKGRFVLIGSVVCLITVLVGFLSGLTGGLATQNISAVLAIPADRIVFSAPGVDAPGPSFSDSTITQQQASAWGSTAGVENSQPIGISQTHAETDSTRASIAIFGVRPGFDSSAPSRDGLLGFSNPAAKALGVTAGDAVTIAGTAYTVETVDGDGWYSHTPVVQMTLHDWQVYSTATGNPDAYATVLAVTGNPDWTAADTANATLSQSTLVSLTAIGAFRSEIGSLMLMVAMLFGISGLVIGAFFTVWTLQRKGDVAVLKALGASTRSLIRDALGQALIVLLLGIGLGMGFVSLFGALAGSALPFMLSPLTTVLPGLIMITLGLAGAAFALRSVTSADPLTALGSNR
- a CDS encoding histidine kinase, whose protein sequence is MTRAAATPVFVGLRTGLHVLFLALTFLVITRAVITPTDSSTPIVTVSIALAVTYGLGAFIRRSGPAHRRLLALGWLGVLTVEWLILLGLSPDAAYLVFPLFFLFLHLLGRWWGSTAIVTSTIVVICALGLRGEWTVGGVVGPLVGAGVALLIGLGYQALAREAEQREELMTELLNTRGQLAATEHESGVLAERARLAREIHDTLAQGLSSIQMLLYAAERADPDRPGVEYIRLARETAAANLAEARRFIRELTPPQLDDQGLGGALNRLARTQWATQGLTVNVEVSDAIALPMHLQTALLRIAQGAIANVIQHAHATAATVALTVEQQELQFTIVDNGCGFDPLMPVNNVMGKSDSFGLQATQERVEQLGGTLTIDAALGRGTTLAVNLCIGETP
- a CDS encoding response regulator transcription factor, which codes for MIRLVIADDHPVVRAGLNALFSLEEDFEVVAEATSPQEAVNAAERENPDVVLMDLQFGAGATPTGVDATHRIRALDAAPYVLVLTNYDSDADILGAVEAGASGYLLKDAPPHELIAAVRAAAAGESALAPVITSRLLDRLRTPRVTLSSREIEVLELVSAGYSNTDIGAELFITETTVKSHLAHIYSKLDVTSRTAAISTARQRGILR
- a CDS encoding DUF3817 domain-containing protein; translated protein: MVRTFKTIAVIEAFTWAGLLVGMYLKYITETTQLGVRVFGSLHGAAFIAYVIITILTARHQKWPIRWTTITALGASIPPFATVIFEMWAQRRGYLRTTGQAKRVNN